A window of Pseudomonas monteilii contains these coding sequences:
- a CDS encoding dehydrogenase: protein MRRALFLALAVLALPLHAAELKPFSASYTADWKQLPMSGTAERSLTKGADGNWSLDFKASMMIASLTEQSTVRMDKDLLLPQKYHFERGGLGKAKKVDLTFDWSAKKITGSDRGDAVSLPLNRGVLDKSSYQLALQHDVAAGKKSMTYQVVDGDEIDTYDFRVLGTEKVTTKTGQVEAVKVERVRDPSQSKRVTELWFAKDWDYLLVQLRQVETDGKEYVIVLQDGTVDGKAVKGS from the coding sequence ATGCGTCGTGCCCTTTTCCTGGCTCTTGCCGTGCTTGCCCTGCCCTTGCACGCGGCTGAACTGAAGCCGTTCTCGGCCAGCTACACGGCCGACTGGAAGCAACTGCCCATGAGCGGTACCGCCGAACGCAGCCTGACCAAAGGCGCCGACGGCAACTGGTCGCTCGACTTCAAGGCATCGATGATGATCGCCAGCCTGACCGAGCAAAGCACCGTGCGGATGGACAAGGACCTTCTGCTGCCGCAGAAGTACCACTTCGAACGGGGCGGCCTGGGCAAGGCCAAGAAAGTCGACCTGACCTTCGACTGGTCGGCCAAGAAGATCACCGGCAGCGACCGTGGCGATGCGGTGAGCCTGCCGCTGAACCGGGGCGTGCTGGACAAGTCGTCCTACCAGCTGGCGTTGCAGCATGACGTGGCGGCCGGCAAGAAGAGCATGACCTACCAGGTGGTCGACGGTGACGAGATCGACACCTACGACTTCCGCGTGCTGGGCACCGAGAAAGTCACCACCAAGACCGGTCAGGTCGAGGCGGTCAAGGTCGAGCGTGTGCGCGATCCGAGCCAGAGCAAGCGGGTGACCGAGTTGTGGTTCGCCAAGGATTGGGACTACCTGCTGGTGCAGTTGCGCCAAGTGGAGACCGATGGCAAGGAATACGTGATCGTGCTGCAGGATGGCACGGTGGACGGCAAGGCGGTCAAGGGCAGTTGA
- a CDS encoding nucleoprotein/polynucleotide-associated enzyme, translating into MSLSLRDQLLKAGLVNQKQVKQVNKTEKKQKRLEQKGQVEVDDTQQRLAKEAMAEKVKRDNELNRQQQEKAEQKARAAQVKQLIEATRLPKLTTEDYFNFVDDKKVKRIAVNALMRSKLSNGALAIVSHGGGYEVIPREAALKIQERDAHRILLLNTHVEEADEDDPYAAYKIPDDLMW; encoded by the coding sequence ATGAGTCTTTCCCTTCGCGACCAGTTGCTCAAGGCCGGTCTGGTCAACCAGAAGCAGGTCAAGCAGGTCAACAAAACCGAGAAGAAGCAGAAACGCCTGGAGCAGAAAGGCCAGGTCGAGGTCGACGACACCCAGCAGCGCCTGGCCAAAGAGGCCATGGCCGAAAAGGTCAAGCGCGACAACGAGCTGAACCGACAGCAGCAGGAAAAGGCCGAGCAGAAGGCCCGTGCCGCCCAGGTCAAGCAGTTGATCGAAGCGACCCGTCTGCCGAAGCTGACGACGGAAGATTATTTCAACTTCGTCGACGACAAGAAGGTCAAGCGGATCGCCGTCAATGCCCTGATGCGCAGCAAGCTGAGCAACGGCGCCCTGGCGATCGTTTCACATGGGGGAGGGTACGAGGTGATTCCGCGCGAGGCCGCGCTGAAGATCCAGGAGCGCGATGCGCACCGCATCCTGCTGCTCAATACCCATGTGGAAGAAGCGGACGAGGACGATCCGTACGCGGCCTACAAGATCCCGGACGACCTGATGTGGTAA
- a CDS encoding nucleoside triphosphate hydrolase, translating to MTYTLDDLLALMARLRHPQHGCPWDLKQDYASIVKHTLEEAYEVADTIERGDFAHLQGELGDLLFQVVYYSQLAREEGRFAFAEVVDGITRKLIRRHPHVFPTGDLHAPLDTPRLSEDQVKARWEAIKAEERAEQGVPEQLSLLDDVPAALPTLSRATKLQKRAAQVGFDWPDALPVLDKVREELDEVLQAMAEGDADAIEDELGDLLFATANLARHLKQDPENALRRANRKFERRFRFIEQALRDSARPFEDCTLDELDALWGEAKRQEKNLPSCG from the coding sequence ATGACCTACACGCTAGACGACCTGCTCGCCCTGATGGCGCGCCTGCGCCATCCGCAACACGGGTGCCCCTGGGACCTGAAGCAGGATTACGCCAGTATCGTGAAGCACACCCTCGAGGAAGCCTACGAGGTCGCCGACACCATCGAGCGGGGCGATTTCGCGCACCTGCAAGGTGAGCTGGGCGATCTGCTGTTCCAGGTGGTCTACTACAGCCAGCTGGCTCGCGAGGAAGGGCGCTTCGCCTTCGCCGAGGTGGTCGATGGCATCACCCGCAAGCTGATCCGCCGTCATCCCCATGTCTTTCCCACCGGCGACCTGCATGCCCCTCTGGACACCCCGCGCCTGAGCGAAGACCAGGTCAAGGCACGCTGGGAGGCGATCAAGGCCGAGGAACGTGCCGAGCAGGGCGTGCCTGAGCAATTGTCGTTGCTCGACGACGTGCCCGCCGCCTTGCCGACGCTGTCGCGGGCGACCAAGCTGCAAAAGCGCGCTGCCCAGGTCGGCTTTGACTGGCCTGACGCACTGCCGGTGCTCGACAAGGTGCGCGAGGAGCTCGACGAAGTCCTGCAGGCCATGGCCGAGGGCGACGCCGACGCGATCGAGGATGAGCTGGGCGACCTGCTGTTCGCCACGGCCAACCTGGCCCGTCACCTGAAGCAGGACCCCGAAAATGCCCTGCGCCGCGCCAACCGCAAGTTCGAGCGGCGTTTCCGATTCATCGAACAGGCATTGCGCGACAGCGCCCGTCCGTTCGAAGATTGCACCCTCGACGAGCTGGACGCCCTGTGGGGCGAAGCCAAGCGTCAGGAAAAGAACCTGCCCAGCTGCGGCTGA